Genomic window (Nitrospira sp.):
CAGCCTTGCCGGAGGGACATCCTTTCCACGGAATCAAGGCCGGAGCCTACTGGGCCAGCGACGCGGCTTCGTTGAAGCCGGACCAAGCCTACACCGTCGATCTGCTTATCGCGGACGTCGCGGTTCGTCCGAAAGCTGAGCCCCACCCCCTCTGGTGCGTGAGGGGAGGAATTCCCGATCGCCGCCAGCCTGTCCAAGTCCCACAACAGCCCGGCCACGTCTAATCGGCGCACACCCAGGCCGTCCCGCAAAGATATATCAACGCCGAACAAGCGGCTTGACAACGCAGCCGAGGAAAGCGCACCGTACTGCGACCATTACGCCGTTCCAACCGACAATCTCAACCTGGAGGTGGGATATGGGGGCCAGGATCGGATTCAAGGCAGGTGTGCTCGGATCGATTGTTGTGATGGCAGTCGCGATTCCGCTGACCTATGCGGCAGAATTTTCACGCGATGCTGCAGCTAAGTACATCCTTGCAACAGCCAAGGCGTTCCGCACCGTCTATGCCAAGCAGATCATCGCGCAAGCCGCGAAGTCGAACGTGAAGCCGGACGAAAACTGGACCAAGGACGACCACGCTATCATGCTGCCGGCGCAATTTTTGAAGGCCGCCGGGAGTGAATTGAAGGACTTCGAGCTTGGTCTCATCGGTTCGACACCCATCTACAAAGAGAACTTGCCCAAGACCAAGGCCGAAGAAGAGGCGCTGAAGAAATTGATGGCGAACCCGGCTACAGGGATATTGACGTTCGAAGACGGCAATCAATTTAAAGGCATCGCAGCAGACCTTGCGATAGCCGATTCCTGCGTGTCCTGTCACAATGCCCATCCGATGAGCCCGAAGAAGGACTTCAAGAAGGGTGATCTCATGGGCGCGATCGTCGTCCGATTCGCCAAATAACTACAACCCGATACAACCATCCGCGTCCCATTGAAGGAAAAGAAAAGGCCCGCTGATTTTTCGACCGGCGGGCCTTTGTTGTACCCCGGAAGCGATCGATATCAAGCTTGATGGTACTGCCGTCTCGTCAAACGCGAATCCCTTCAGGCCCTACACTCCACAAGGGAAGGGCCCGCTCCCACGATTTCTGAGCCGAATCCGACCCCTTACTCTCTCTCAGTCCGCGTTAGCTGGGCCGAGATCGATCGTGAAACGCGGAGGGCAAAACCGTTGCCCCGGATCACGCACCGCTGGTCATCGACATCGACAGCCTCGGCCATCTGTTCGATGTCGCCTGAGCTTGGGTGAATTCACGAATTGCGACACGCTCGCGGAGGCAACGATGAGCCATCAACGGAACGCCATCGCGCGCAGGTCCGAGTGGCTCCAGGATATCAGTCTCTGTCTTTAGCTTCCCAAGGCCTCATGCAGCAGGTTATCAAGATAGCGTACTTAGCCCTGCTCCGGATCACCGATGAGCTCACGAATTTGTGCACGGAGCAAGGCGGGCACCGATCAACCTTCATACCTTAGTGAGGCTGGAATCGAAGATCCGCTTCACCCCATGAAAGATCGACGATAGACGTCGCCGGGGTCCTGGACGTCGAGAAGGCTGATTGTAAGTCTCTGATTGGAACGCCATGCAGATATGGATTGGCGGATCATTTGCCAAATGGTACTCATTTGAGATTCCGGCATACTCAAAGTACTGAATTGGTCTGTTCGGCAACTCCATCAGATCGAATGTAGGTTGAACACATGTTTCAGGTGTAAGTGAATACCGCGTTTCATCACGATCCCTTCCTAGATACGGAGCCTCGCTCGACCTCTTGCGATATTTGATGTCCTGGGCAACGAAGTATCTCGATACGCGCAGTATGTTTTGAATCCACACTTCCGGAGCTTTTGAATACATGAGCACATTATGAGCAAACGCCGTGTCGAAGCACGTAACATAGTCCGGAGCGGGATCGTACAGATTCCAATCAGATTCATATAACGAGCTTATCAAGGCATGAGGAAACAAGGACTTCACAAATCGGACATCATCATCATTCGGCGACAATAATAGTACGGAATTTACAGGGGAAAGTTCGTCCTCTAACAAACAGAGCATTCTCGCGACAGCGGCATGATTCACTTGCTGTAAGGCCTGAACTTTATTCATCGATGCTTTACGAAACATTGGTTCTGTGACGGGTACTGACGCGTCTCCTGACCGCAGCCTGTTCATAACACTACCCGATTACAGTGTTTTGGCGCACCTAGAAGAGACCCTAGCCCCTATTCACACAGATTTGAATGAACCATAAATGCAATATGTTAGTCACAGACGCCTTGGTTGAAAGG
Coding sequences:
- a CDS encoding DUF3365 domain-containing protein, which encodes MGARIGFKAGVLGSIVVMAVAIPLTYAAEFSRDAAAKYILATAKAFRTVYAKQIIAQAAKSNVKPDENWTKDDHAIMLPAQFLKAAGSELKDFELGLIGSTPIYKENLPKTKAEEEALKKLMANPATGILTFEDGNQFKGIAADLAIADSCVSCHNAHPMSPKKDFKKGDLMGAIVVRFAK